Proteins encoded together in one Hymenobacter monticola window:
- a CDS encoding aldose epimerase family protein — protein MISLRRSGLLAVTLPGLLLLAACGSNQSAEQNSTSVSSAPADSAQTKSTAMPTSASFGKTTDGTEVQLFTLANANGVKATITNYGGTLTSLLVPDKDGKMGDVILGFDNVSGYQSPEFLKAGPYFGALIGRYGNRIKGGKFALEGKEYTLAKNNGPNSLHGGLKGFDKVVWQAEPGSSADGQSLKLTYASKDGEEGYPGTLTVAVVYTLTNDNALKIDYTATTDKATVLNLTNHAYFNLNHGAGKDVLNHEVTLPADRYTVVDATLIPTGELKPVKGTPFDFTTPHAIGERIAQVPGGYDHNWVLNTATGEHAAATVYDPATGRTLEVTTDQPGIQFYTGNFLDGTLKGKGGTVYGKHAGFCLETQHFPDSPNQPKFPSTELKPGETYHTVSTYKFGVRK, from the coding sequence ATGATTTCACTTCGCCGTTCTGGGCTGCTGGCCGTAACATTGCCCGGCCTGCTGTTGCTGGCCGCCTGCGGGTCTAACCAATCTGCCGAGCAAAATTCCACCTCAGTGTCGTCGGCCCCGGCCGATTCAGCCCAAACGAAATCCACCGCCATGCCTACCTCCGCCTCCTTTGGCAAAACCACCGACGGCACCGAAGTGCAGCTCTTCACCCTCGCCAACGCCAACGGCGTAAAAGCCACCATCACCAACTACGGCGGCACGCTCACCAGTCTGCTCGTGCCGGACAAGGACGGGAAGATGGGCGACGTCATTCTGGGTTTCGACAACGTGAGCGGCTACCAGAGCCCCGAGTTTTTGAAAGCTGGCCCCTACTTCGGCGCTTTAATTGGCCGCTACGGCAACCGCATCAAGGGTGGTAAATTTGCCCTCGAAGGCAAGGAATATACCCTAGCCAAAAACAACGGCCCGAACTCGCTGCACGGCGGCTTGAAAGGTTTCGATAAAGTGGTGTGGCAGGCAGAGCCCGGCTCCTCCGCCGACGGTCAGAGCCTGAAGCTGACCTACGCGAGCAAGGACGGCGAGGAAGGCTACCCCGGCACCCTGACCGTGGCCGTGGTGTACACCCTCACCAACGACAACGCCCTGAAAATCGACTACACGGCCACCACCGACAAGGCCACGGTGCTCAATCTCACCAACCATGCCTACTTCAACCTGAACCACGGTGCCGGCAAGGACGTGCTAAACCACGAAGTGACCCTGCCCGCCGACCGCTACACCGTGGTGGACGCTACCCTGATTCCGACCGGCGAGCTGAAGCCGGTGAAGGGCACGCCCTTCGACTTCACCACGCCCCACGCCATCGGCGAGCGCATCGCGCAGGTGCCCGGCGGCTACGACCACAACTGGGTGCTGAACACCGCCACCGGCGAGCACGCCGCGGCCACCGTGTATGACCCCGCCACCGGCCGCACCCTGGAGGTGACCACCGACCAGCCCGGTATTCAGTTCTACACCGGCAACTTCCTCGACGGCACCTTGAAAGGCAAGGGCGGCACTGTGTACGGCAAGCACGCCGGCTTCTGCCTCGAAACCCAGCACTTCCCCGACTCGCCCAACCAGCCCAAGTTCCCCAGCACCGAGCTGAAGCCGGGCGAAACCTACCACACCGTGAGCACTTACAAATTCGGGGTGCGGAAGTAA
- the dxs gene encoding 1-deoxy-D-xylulose-5-phosphate synthase — MIVEPGPLLAAIDSPNDLKKLAPEQLVQLSTELREFIIDSVSIYGGHFGASLGVVELSVALHYVFNTPYDQLVWDVGHQAYGHKILTGRRDKFPTNRRYHGMSGFPKRSESEYDAFGVGHSSTSIGAALGMAVASDYKGEKDRQHIAVIGDGAMTAGMAFEALNHAGVANSNLLVILNDNCMSIDPNVGALKEYLTDITTSRTYNKVRDELWNVLGKLSKFGPNPQQIARKVEAAMKATLLKQSNLFEALKFRYFGPVDGHDVQHLVTILNDLKTIPGPKLLHCVTVKGKGYALAEKDQTLWHAPGLFDKITGEIYKKTPEKPQPPKYQDVFGHTLVELAEANDKVMGVTPAMPSGSSLNIMMEAMPDRAFDVGIAEQHAVTFSAGLATQGLIPFCNIYSSFMQRGYDQVVHDVALQNLHVVFCLDRAGFAGADGPTHHGCYDLAYMRCIPNIVVAAPMNEQELRNLMYTATLSENAGPFSIRYPRGEGVMPQWRTPLQRLAIGTGRVVREGEEGGVAILSIGHIGNYAVKATETLLAEGLDAGHYDMRFCKPLDEEMLRDIARRYRAIVTVEDGCLPGGFGSAVLEFLTDHGFHLPVRRLGIPDRVVEHGTQDELYKECGFDAAGIAAAVRELSAKVGNQVLQSLV; from the coding sequence ATGATAGTTGAACCCGGCCCGCTGCTCGCGGCGATAGACTCGCCCAACGACCTCAAAAAGCTTGCTCCTGAGCAATTAGTCCAGCTGAGCACCGAGCTGCGCGAGTTTATCATCGATTCGGTGAGCATCTATGGTGGCCACTTCGGCGCCTCGCTGGGCGTGGTCGAGTTGAGCGTGGCCCTGCACTACGTATTCAATACGCCCTACGACCAGCTGGTGTGGGACGTGGGCCACCAGGCTTACGGCCACAAAATCCTCACCGGCCGCCGCGACAAGTTTCCCACCAACCGCCGCTACCACGGCATGTCGGGCTTCCCCAAGCGCAGCGAAAGCGAGTACGACGCCTTTGGCGTGGGCCACAGCAGCACCAGCATCGGGGCGGCGCTGGGCATGGCCGTGGCGTCGGATTACAAGGGCGAGAAAGACCGGCAGCATATCGCCGTGATTGGCGACGGCGCCATGACGGCCGGCATGGCCTTCGAGGCCCTCAACCACGCCGGCGTGGCCAATTCCAACCTGCTGGTTATCCTCAATGATAACTGCATGAGCATTGACCCCAACGTGGGCGCGCTCAAGGAATACCTCACCGACATCACCACCTCCCGCACCTATAACAAGGTGCGCGACGAGCTGTGGAACGTTCTCGGCAAGCTCTCGAAATTCGGCCCCAATCCTCAGCAGATTGCCCGCAAGGTGGAGGCGGCCATGAAGGCCACCCTGCTCAAGCAAAGCAACCTGTTCGAGGCCCTGAAATTCCGCTATTTCGGCCCCGTGGATGGCCACGACGTGCAGCACCTCGTCACCATCCTCAACGACCTCAAAACCATTCCTGGCCCGAAGCTGCTGCACTGCGTGACGGTGAAAGGCAAAGGCTACGCGCTGGCCGAGAAGGACCAGACGCTGTGGCACGCGCCGGGCTTGTTCGACAAAATCACGGGCGAGATTTATAAGAAAACGCCCGAGAAGCCCCAGCCCCCCAAGTACCAGGACGTGTTCGGCCACACGCTGGTGGAACTGGCCGAGGCCAACGACAAGGTGATGGGCGTGACGCCGGCCATGCCCTCGGGCTCGTCGCTGAACATCATGATGGAAGCCATGCCCGACCGCGCCTTCGACGTGGGCATTGCCGAGCAGCACGCCGTTACGTTCTCGGCCGGTCTGGCCACGCAGGGCCTCATTCCGTTCTGCAACATCTACTCCTCGTTTATGCAGCGGGGCTACGACCAGGTGGTGCACGACGTGGCCCTGCAAAACCTGCACGTGGTGTTCTGCCTCGACCGCGCCGGCTTTGCGGGCGCCGACGGCCCCACCCACCACGGCTGCTACGACCTGGCCTACATGCGCTGCATCCCCAACATTGTGGTGGCCGCCCCCATGAACGAGCAGGAGCTGCGCAACCTGATGTACACCGCCACCCTGTCCGAAAACGCCGGCCCCTTCAGCATCCGCTACCCGCGCGGCGAGGGCGTGATGCCGCAGTGGCGCACGCCGCTGCAGCGCCTGGCCATCGGCACAGGCCGCGTGGTGCGCGAGGGCGAGGAAGGCGGCGTGGCCATCCTCAGCATCGGCCACATCGGCAACTACGCCGTGAAAGCCACCGAAACGCTGCTGGCTGAGGGCCTCGACGCGGGCCACTATGACATGCGCTTTTGCAAGCCGCTGGACGAGGAAATGCTGCGCGACATCGCCCGCCGCTACCGCGCCATCGTGACCGTGGAAGATGGCTGCCTGCCCGGCGGCTTTGGCTCGGCCGTGCTCGAATTCCTCACCGACCACGGCTTCCACCTGCCGGTGCGCCGCCTCGGCATTCCCGACCGTGTGGTGGAGCATGGCACCCAGGACGAGCTCTACAAAGAGTGCGGCTTCGACGCCGCCGGCATTGCCGCCGCCGTGCGCGAGCTCAGCGCCAAGGTGGGGAATCAAGTATTGCAATCATTGGTTTAA
- a CDS encoding aldo/keto reductase, protein MSTYNPTFALGGDLTVNRLGYGAMRITGDGIWGPPRDHAESIRVLRRAVELGVTFIDTADSYGPNVSEELIAEALHPYPAGLVIGTKGGLLRTGPNEWPIDASPKHLEEALHGSLKRLKLEQIDLYQLHRVDPQVPFEQTLEFLQKAQQQGFIKHIGLSEVSVEQIKQAQEYVKVVSVQNKYSVDNRQWEAELAYTREQGIAFIPWYPLAGGNAQALAALETTAQKHGATTQQIALSWLLHHSPNILLIPGTSKVKHLEENMKTADIQLSAEDLAALDAIGAA, encoded by the coding sequence ATGTCAACCTACAATCCCACCTTCGCCCTCGGCGGCGACCTCACCGTGAACCGCCTCGGCTACGGTGCCATGCGCATCACCGGCGACGGCATCTGGGGCCCGCCCCGCGACCATGCCGAATCCATCCGCGTGCTGCGGCGCGCCGTGGAACTCGGCGTCACCTTCATCGACACGGCCGATAGCTACGGGCCCAACGTGTCGGAAGAACTGATTGCCGAAGCCCTGCACCCGTACCCGGCCGGCCTCGTTATCGGCACCAAGGGCGGCCTGCTGCGCACCGGCCCCAACGAGTGGCCCATCGACGCCAGCCCCAAGCACCTCGAAGAGGCCCTGCACGGCAGCCTCAAGCGGCTGAAGCTGGAGCAGATTGACTTGTACCAGCTCCACCGCGTCGACCCGCAGGTGCCGTTTGAGCAGACGCTGGAGTTTTTGCAGAAGGCCCAGCAACAGGGCTTCATCAAGCACATTGGCTTGTCGGAAGTCAGCGTCGAGCAGATTAAGCAGGCGCAGGAATACGTGAAAGTCGTGTCGGTGCAGAACAAGTACAGCGTGGATAACCGCCAGTGGGAAGCCGAGCTGGCTTACACCCGCGAGCAGGGCATAGCCTTCATTCCGTGGTACCCGCTGGCCGGCGGCAACGCCCAGGCCCTGGCCGCCCTCGAAACCACGGCGCAGAAGCACGGCGCCACTACCCAACAAATAGCGCTGAGCTGGCTGCTGCACCACTCGCCCAACATTCTGCTCATCCCCGGTACTTCGAAAGTGAAGCACCTGGAGGAAAACATGAAAACGGCCGACATTCAGCTCTCGGCCGAAGACCTGGCGGCACTGGACGCCATTGGGGCCGCCTAA